AGCAACATCAGAGAACTTGGTAGAATGTTCAACAACCTGTGAGTAGTCAGCCGTGGCCTTTGAGAGAAGATCCGCTGTTATTCCAAGCTTGCTGGTGGTCAGTTCTAGAGATTCCTTATACTGATTCTGCCATTCTAGGAGTTTACCTACTGCCTGATTGAGTTCCTTGAAATTCTCCCCAAATTGCTCAGTGATCTTCTGGTTGAAATCCTTGATGACATCTCTCAACGCCTCAACAAGAGTCTGGGAACTCATTTGAGAAAGCTTTTCCAGTGCTTTGAGTTGAGCATCCTTGAGTTGGTCAAGCTTGTCGTTTGAGTCCTGCCTGGAAAGCTTCATTTGGGAGAGAAGAGTCCCCTCATCGCTTCCAACCAATCCCTTTTGAATTGCATGCAAGCTGGATAATAGATCAGCGGCCGTGACCTCATCCCCGTGGGTAATGTCTCCTTCTATTGTAGTATGCCCGAAACAATAATCCCTGAGCTTGATTGTTAGTGCCGCACCCACCCCTGCCACAGATGCCCAGAAGGCCGTCTGGAGACTGCCCAGCAATTGATGAACGCTCTCTGAAATATGAGTATCATCCAGATTTAGATCAGTAAGTCCGATCGCTATACCTAAGAATGTAGCAAAGATTCCAGCCGTGGTCAGAATTGCAGGGGCTGAAGCAACAGCCTTTGCGTTAAATCGAACGTGAAAAAACACCGTCATCAAAGCAATAATAGCGATGAATGACTGCGTTAATCCGCTGAGGTTTAGGAATAAACCGAGGGGTCCGTGGGATTGGTCGTGCATGATTGGATTGTCAAAAGGGGTTTGTAGAGTGGTACGCCTGCCGGGACCTATAAAGTCCTCGGTCTCGGCAAGCTGTGCGATGGTGGCAGATTCTAATTGTGATACAATGGCATAATAGAAGAAGCCATAGCGTATTTTGTCCGATTAGTGGTGTCCGCTTTAGGGTTCAAAATGTTTGATACTAGCATTCCAATAATCCAATCCACCGACCTTTATAGATTTCGTGCAGATTGAGAATGGGTGCCCCAGCCATGTCTGGTAGGATTTCTCACTGCGACAGATTGGAGTAGGAGCAAACTTCAAAGCATGGAAGCACTCCTGAACTCTCAACAAGAAGTACCACTGTAAACAAACCCAAACCCAATTCATTCCGATATAACTACGTGGGGGGGCGAGTGTGCAGTAGATGGGAGTCGTGAACCCCTAACCCTCTGAGCCGTAGTCAGGTGGTCTTCTAGGATTGGAAGATCGGATGGTGAGCAAGGCGGCCAAGGCGAACCAAGCCTCAGGGATGAGGTGCGGAGAATTCCGCGTAGCGGAATCCGATAGGGCGGCACAGCTTTGCGGGAGCAAAGTGCCGTTCAAGCCGTAGTAGTCCTACGGCGACCGCGGGCGCTAACACAGCAAACCTACTACTGGCGGGAGTAGGTTGTAGTGCCGCAGGCAACCCCTTTAGGGGCGAGCGGCGTGGGCACGCCCTAGTACAATCTCCGCTGATATCCCAAGCCTCCTGTTACAGAAGTAACAGGGCAGGCGATTCGAGAAGCTTGCGGAGAGCCGTCATATACTCCGCCGCCACCGCTCCATCCACCACGCGATGGTCGCCGCTGAGGGTGATGCTCATGCGGTGGCCGATCTCGATCTCGTCGCGGCTGTTGACCACGGGCTTCTTAACGATGGTTCCGATGGCGAGGATCGCGGCCTGGGGAGGATTCACAATAGCGCAGAACTGCTCGATGCCGTAGGAGCCGAGGTTGGAGACGGTGATGGTGCCTCCCGCGTATTCCTCGGGCTTGAGCTTCTTGTCACGGGCGCGGGTCGCGAGATCCTTCACTGCGGCGCTGATCTCCTTGAGCGAGAGGTTCTGCGCATCGCGGATCACCGGGGTGACGAGGCCATCCTCGACGGCGATGGCCACGGATAGATTCACGCTGCCGTACTGGACAATGCTGTCGCCGGCGAAGGCGGCGTTGACCTTCGGCTTCTGCATGGCGGCGCGGGCCACGGCGGAGAGGGCGATATCGTTGAAGGTAATCTTGCCACCACTGGCTGCGATGTATTCCTTGCGGAAGGCCATCATCGGTGCGGCGTCGATCTCGATAGAGAGATAGAAGTGCGGGATCTGGGTCTTGCTCGCGAGCAGACGCTCGGCAATGACACGGCGCATGCCGGAAAGAGGAACCTTGGTCTCGGGCATCCCGGCGATCGGGGTCGGGAGAATAGCGGCGACGGGGGATGAGCCGGAGGCAGGAGCCGGGGAGCCTACTGGAGCACTCTCGACGTCAAAAGCGATGATGCGTCCACCGGGGCCTGTGCCCTTGACGGCATCGAGCCGGACCCCGCGGGCGTCAGCGATCTTGCGGGCAAGTGGGGTCGATTTCACGCGAACGCCTGCGTTCACATTTCCACCGGCTCCACCACCAGTACGGAGAGCGGCGGCACGAGCCCGGGGAGTGAGAGGACGGCCGGAAGAGATAGCGGGACGGGCCTGAGGAGTTGAAAGTTCTGCAGTTGAAGTTGAAGTAGCCGGGGCAGAAGCCTTCGGTTTGTCTCCGGCTTTTTCTCCATCCTTCAGGACAAGGGCCAGCGCGGCGCCTACTAGGACCTTGCCACCTTCGGGAACGAAAATGTCGGCGAGCGTGCCCTCCTCAAAGGACTCCATCTCCATGGTTGCCTTATCAGTCTCGACCTCAGCCAGAATGTCGCCGACCTCGATCTTGTCCCCCTTCTTCTTGTGCCAGCGCAGGAGGGTGCCCTCCGTCATGGTGTCGCTCAACTTGGGCATCGTGATCTCGGGCATGGGAGTAGGAGGTAGGCTGTTAGCGGTTTAGGCTGAAGGCTGTTAGGTCAGAAGGGTGAAAATTCTAGGACTGCATGTTCTCGCGCAAAGGCGCAGAGGCGCGGAGTAAATTCATTGTGGAATCAGAAGGATGACAGGACTTTGGCGACGACGGCTTGGGCGTCGGGGAGCTGGAGCTTCTCGAGTGGCATGCTGTAGATGGCCGGGGCATCAAGAGCCGTGACGCGTAGGACGGGGGCATCCAGGTCGTCGAAGGCATGCTCGGCAAGCAGCGCGGCGATCTGCGCGCTGACGCCGCAGAAGGGCTTGTTCTCGTCGACTAGGACGGCGCGGTGAGTCTTGGCCACGGAATTGAGGATGGTCTCTTCGTCGAGCGGGCGGATGGAGCGCAGGTCAACGACCTCGGCTTCGATGCCATGTTCTGTCGCTAGGATCTCGGCGGCGGCAAGGCAGGTGAGGACGGCGCGGCCATGGGCGATGAGGGAGACATCAAGCCCCTCGCGCTTCACGTCGGCGACGCCGAGCGGGATGGTGTAGGAACCGTCCGGAACCTCGCCGAGGTCACCGTAGAGAAGGGTGTTCTCCATGAAGCAGACGGTATCATTATCACGGATGGAAGCGATCATGAGGCCCTTCGCATCGTAGGGAGTGGCGGGACAGACGACCTTCAGGCCCGGGGTGTTCGCCAGGAAGTTCTCCGGGGTGTGGGAGTGGGTCGCACCGACATTCGTGCCCCCATTAGCAGGGCCGCGGATGACCATCGGGACATTGATGAGTCCGCCCGACATGTAGCGGATGCAGCCGGCGTTATTGATGATCTGGTCGAAGCCGACATAGGCAAAGCTCCAGAACATGAGCTCAACCACCGGACGCAGGCCCATCATGGCGGCGCCGACGCCTAGACCGAGGAAAGCGGCTTCGCTGATCGGCGTGTCGATGACACGCTTGCAGCCGAAACGCTTCCAGAGACCCTCGGTGACCTTGTAGGCGCCGTTGTACTGGGCGACTTCCTCACCCATGAGGAAGACGTTCTCGTCGCGGGTGAGCTCCTCGGCGAACGCGTCGTTCAGAGCCTGGCGGTAAGTGATGAGAGGCATGCGGGGAAAAGGCTGAAGGCTAAAAAGGCTAAAGGCTAAAGGCTAAAGGCTGAAGTGGGAGCAGAACCATAAAACTACTCACTGAAGAAGAAGCGGCCGGTCTGGCCGGCCTCGGTCTTGTGATCCACCTCGTGGTAGATGTCCTCGAAGATGCTCTCCTCCGAGGGCCAGGGGCTGGCGATCCCGAACTCTGCAGCAGCGGCGGCTTCGGCCTTGGCCTCGTCATCGATCTTCTCGATCTGGGCCTGGGTAACCGTCTTCTCCTTGAGCAGCTGATTTTGCCAGCGGGTGATCGGGTCGTAGTCAGTCTTGTAGAGCTCGATCTCCTCGGGTGCGCGGTACTTCTTGGCATTCGCATCGGCGACAGAGTGGCCGTAGTAGCGGTAGGTGGAGACCTCGAGGACCATTGGCTTGGACTCTTTGCGGGCACGCTCCATGGCGGCTCCGAGATTGGCCCGTAGCTCGTAGAGGTCAAAGCCGCCACAGGTGGCCCACTCGACACAGAAGCCCTCGGCACGCTTGGCCAGTGAGCCGTTCACGGCCGAGGAACGCTCGAGGCTAGTCCCCATGGAATAGCCGTTGTTCTCGATGACATAGACGATCGGAAGATCCCAGAGAGCGGCCATGTTCAGGCACTCGCTGAAGACTCCCTGATTCACCGCCCCGTCACCTAGGAAGGCGACTGCGCAGCCGTTGATCTGCTTGTACTTGATTGCGAAGGCGAGGCCTAGGCCAAGCGGGGTCTGGCCGGCGACGATGCCATGACCGCCCCAGTAATGCTTGTCGGGAGCAAAGAAGTGCATCGAGCCCCCCTTCCCCTTGGAGCAGCCGGTGCCTTTGCCAAAGAGTTCGGCCATGCATTCGTTCATTCCCATGCCGACAGCCAAGGCGTGGCCATGGTCGCGGTAGGCGGTGATGATTTCGTCGTGGCCGTTCATCAGGGAAGCGGTGCCAACCGCGACCGACTCCTGGCCGTTGTACAAATGGAGGAAGCCACCCATGATCCCCTGATTATAGTATTTCAGCGCCTGCTGCTCGAAGCGGCGGATGCGGAGCATTTCGCGCAGGAAGCCGATCTTCTCGGCTGGCTTCAAAGAGGAGTTGAAGGGGGACTTGGAGAAATCGGAGGAAGTCACCTTGGGTGGGGCAGTAACAGCTTTGGTGGGCGCTTTGGCCGGGGCTTTTGCAGCAATCGGCTTGGTGGGGGATTTTTTACCAGTCTTGGCAGGGCCTTTAGTCTTCAGGGGCTTGAGGGACTTAGGAGACGCCTTTTTTGCTACAACCTTGGGGGCTGCGAGACGGACCACCTTTTTCACGG
This window of the Verrucomicrobiota bacterium genome carries:
- a CDS encoding alpha-ketoacid dehydrogenase subunit beta, yielding MPLITYRQALNDAFAEELTRDENVFLMGEEVAQYNGAYKVTEGLWKRFGCKRVIDTPISEAAFLGLGVGAAMMGLRPVVELMFWSFAYVGFDQIINNAGCIRYMSGGLINVPMVIRGPANGGTNVGATHSHTPENFLANTPGLKVVCPATPYDAKGLMIASIRDNDTVCFMENTLLYGDLGEVPDGSYTIPLGVADVKREGLDVSLIAHGRAVLTCLAAAEILATEHGIEAEVVDLRSIRPLDEETILNSVAKTHRAVLVDENKPFCGVSAQIAALLAEHAFDDLDAPVLRVTALDAPAIYSMPLEKLQLPDAQAVVAKVLSSF
- a CDS encoding pyruvate dehydrogenase (acetyl-transferring) E1 component subunit alpha: MLRIRRFEQQALKYYNQGIMGGFLHLYNGQESVAVGTASLMNGHDEIITAYRDHGHALAVGMGMNECMAELFGKGTGCSKGKGGSMHFFAPDKHYWGGHGIVAGQTPLGLGLAFAIKYKQINGCAVAFLGDGAVNQGVFSECLNMAALWDLPIVYVIENNGYSMGTSLERSSAVNGSLAKRAEGFCVEWATCGGFDLYELRANLGAAMERARKESKPMVLEVSTYRYYGHSVADANAKKYRAPEEIELYKTDYDPITRWQNQLLKEKTVTQAQIEKIDDEAKAEAAAAAEFGIASPWPSEESIFEDIYHEVDHKTEAGQTGRFFFSE
- a CDS encoding 2-oxo acid dehydrogenase subunit E2 — protein: MPEITMPKLSDTMTEGTLLRWHKKKGDKIEVGDILAEVETDKATMEMESFEEGTLADIFVPEGGKVLVGAALALVLKDGEKAGDKPKASAPATSTSTAELSTPQARPAISSGRPLTPRARAAALRTGGGAGGNVNAGVRVKSTPLARKIADARGVRLDAVKGTGPGGRIIAFDVESAPVGSPAPASGSSPVAAILPTPIAGMPETKVPLSGMRRVIAERLLASKTQIPHFYLSIEIDAAPMMAFRKEYIAASGGKITFNDIALSAVARAAMQKPKVNAAFAGDSIVQYGSVNLSVAIAVEDGLVTPVIRDAQNLSLKEISAAVKDLATRARDKKLKPEEYAGGTITVSNLGSYGIEQFCAIVNPPQAAILAIGTIVKKPVVNSRDEIEIGHRMSITLSGDHRVVDGAVAAEYMTALRKLLESPALLLL